In a genomic window of Oreochromis aureus strain Israel breed Guangdong linkage group 13, ZZ_aureus, whole genome shotgun sequence:
- the LOC120443436 gene encoding uncharacterized protein LOC120443436, with product MFEVYTLTGMAAHLIILLLFSVLKGLHSITTVSKVSVKAGKSISIPCLYESQYKNHVKYLCEGYYWMSCSYAVKTNKADPSGKYLISDNKKLKIFTVTINQLAHKNTDYWCAVEIDGELDDGQYFQLLVSSGTPSLYVDHQRITGCIGESITIRCNHSNSGEMKWCRLGRNCVTGSSGSTDGAAVTTHMRHPNVVTVTMSGLRSKDSGWHWCAKGDIQIPVYLNLTEKPITTTLPTTTISRTTFTTTTTTISTTIHTFATMEQGKNSTVGENKHRASFDPRILIILLSVLILIVIVLLFIWFILRHEQRKAHSSVTPVAEEEIIHSDVRPKKRSLAKVDTEVTYFEVRLNEKGKRSFAESETEILYSSVVTKQRMKRGDRKDTGVALEHIS from the exons ATGTTTGAAGTCTACACACTCACAGGCATGGCTGCTCATCTCATCATTCTTCTTCTCTTCAGTGTGCTCAAAG GACTTCACAGCATAACTACAGTCAGTAAAGTATCAGTGAAAGCTGGAAAATCTATCTCCATCCCATGTCTCTATGAGTCCCAATACAAAAACCATGTGAAGTACTTGTGTGAAGGTTATTATTGGATGTCCTGCAGctatgcagtaaaaacaaacaaagcagaccCTTCAGGAAAATATTTAATCTCTGataacaaaaaactgaaaatttttaCTGTGACTATAAACCAGCTGGCACATAAAAACACTGATTACTGGTGCGCTGTGGAGATTGATGGAGAGCTGGATGATGGACAGTATTTTCAGCTGTTAGTTTCCAGTG GTACCCCCAGTCTCTATGTGGATCATCAGAGGATTACAGGATGTATTGGAGAAAGCATAACTATTAGATGTAACCACAGTAACTCTGGAGAAATGAAGTGGTGCAGGCTGGGCAGGAACTGTGTGACAGGATCATCTGGATCCACAGATGGTGCAGCAGTGACCACTCATATGAGACACCCAAATGTTGTCACAGTGACCATGAGTGGACTAAGGTCAAAGGACAGTGGCTGGCATTGGTGTGCTAAAGGGGACATTCAGATACCAGTATATTTAAATCTTACTGAGAAACCGATTACTA ccACTCTCCCTACTACTACTATCAGTCGTACTACctttactactactactactactatctCTACTACTATTCATACTTTTGCAACAATGGAACAAGGGAAAAATTCTACAGTAGGAGAAAATAAACACAG AGCTTCATTTGACCCAAGGATCCTCATCATCCTTCTGAGTGTGTTGATCTTGATTGtaattgttttgttgttcatctgGTTTATACTGAGACACG AGCAGAGGAAAGCACACTCATCAGTCACACCAGTG GCTGAAGAGGAAATAATACACTCTGATGTTAGACCCAAGAAAAGAAGTTTAGCCAAG GTGGATACGGAAGTAACATACTTTGAAGTTAGACTCAACGAAAAAGGGAAG AGGTCATTTGCTGAAAGTGAAACGGAAATCTTGTACAGTTCTGTTGTTACGAAACAACGCATGAAAAGG GGTGACCGAAAAGACACAGGAGTTGCATTAGAGCACATTAGCTAA